From Halanaeroarchaeum sulfurireducens, a single genomic window includes:
- a CDS encoding nucleotide exchange factor GrpE, whose protein sequence is MTAADEHADTEQTLDLVAEVGTHDEVLGAAVAALEARIEDLEETVAEKDEEIDELTERLQRTQADFQNYKKRTKERQSELVNSAKGDLIERFLAVRDDLSRALEDGSDDLKSLEEGVRVTRNEFDRVLDAEDVRKVDPEPGSDVDPTRHEVMMRVDSDEPADTVADVFRPGYEMEDAVLRTAQVTVSDGPAEEDGESDQGGGDQEADAETDGDEPE, encoded by the coding sequence ATGACAGCGGCCGACGAGCACGCCGATACTGAGCAAACGCTCGACCTGGTAGCCGAGGTTGGGACCCACGACGAGGTACTCGGAGCGGCGGTCGCCGCCCTCGAAGCGCGTATCGAGGACCTCGAAGAGACCGTCGCGGAAAAAGACGAGGAGATCGATGAGTTGACCGAACGGCTCCAGCGGACTCAGGCCGATTTTCAGAACTACAAAAAACGCACCAAAGAGCGACAGTCGGAACTCGTGAATAGCGCGAAGGGCGACCTGATCGAGCGGTTTCTCGCCGTCAGGGACGACCTCTCACGAGCGCTCGAGGACGGGTCGGACGACCTGAAGTCCCTGGAGGAGGGCGTTCGTGTGACCCGAAACGAGTTCGATAGGGTCCTCGACGCCGAGGACGTGCGGAAAGTGGACCCCGAACCGGGATCGGACGTCGATCCCACCCGGCACGAAGTGATGATGCGCGTCGACAGCGACGAGCCCGCGGACACCGTCGCGGACGTCTTCCGACCGGGGTACGAGATGGAAGACGCGGTCCTGCGAACCGCACAGGTAACTGTCAGTGACGGTCCGGCCGAGGAAGACGGTGAGTCAGACCAGGGTGGAGGGGACCAGGAAGCTGACGCGGAGACCGACGGAGACGAACCCGAGTAG
- a CDS encoding twin-arginine translocation signal domain-containing protein: MNRRTFVVTGALAGATALGGCLGRNDDRFTLSIVDTSFVENDAGYLEVKLTVTNVGNEHQTGTVYVHGDLDGDRIVRTRNVSLPAHQTREYAITYDVAYEDVSNFSIETELEPATS, from the coding sequence ATGAATCGCCGAACGTTCGTCGTGACTGGGGCCCTCGCCGGCGCAACCGCACTCGGCGGGTGTCTCGGACGAAACGACGATCGGTTCACACTCAGCATCGTGGACACGTCGTTCGTCGAAAACGATGCGGGATATCTCGAGGTGAAACTGACCGTCACGAACGTCGGAAACGAACACCAGACGGGAACGGTGTACGTCCACGGCGACCTGGACGGGGATCGAATCGTTCGAACGCGGAACGTCTCGCTCCCGGCACACCAGACCCGCGAGTACGCCATTACGTACGATGTCGCGTACGAGGACGTCAGCAATTTCTCGATCGAGACCGAACTCGAACCAGCGACCTCCTGA
- a CDS encoding DUF7122 family protein has translation MNDSGVPLAPDGGEPENRSDRFERLPATEPERRVPGRPTRDAVVEWWSERFDIDPATFSAYTFWEKGAGRVWALHHTLTGPVAVESLGLPILRTRQEFWKPTTNAAQRFGTEATRNVIELDGAAAKRFVAGEDHDIEWDGDWGYVIAAHRLAGELEPIGVGLYTYGTLQSMVPKGRRRDF, from the coding sequence ATGAACGATTCTGGCGTTCCACTCGCCCCCGACGGTGGGGAACCCGAAAATCGCAGCGACCGGTTCGAGCGGCTCCCGGCCACCGAACCGGAGCGACGCGTCCCGGGACGACCGACCCGGGACGCCGTCGTCGAGTGGTGGAGCGAACGGTTCGACATCGATCCGGCGACCTTCTCGGCGTATACGTTCTGGGAGAAGGGTGCCGGACGGGTCTGGGCGCTCCATCACACCCTGACCGGACCGGTGGCCGTGGAGTCACTCGGCCTGCCGATCCTCCGCACGCGCCAGGAGTTCTGGAAACCGACGACCAACGCGGCCCAGCGGTTCGGCACCGAGGCGACGCGGAACGTAATCGAACTCGACGGTGCCGCAGCAAAGCGGTTCGTCGCGGGCGAAGATCACGACATCGAATGGGACGGCGACTGGGGATACGTGATCGCGGCACACCGCCTCGCGGGCGAACTGGAGCCCATCGGCGTCGGCCTGTACACCTACGGGACGCTCCAGTCGATGGTCCCGAAGGGACGCCGACGCGATTTCTGA
- a CDS encoding RsmB/NOP family class I SAM-dependent RNA methyltransferase yields MDVLARYESIIDDYDAFLDACMRPLPTTVRVNTIKATVDRVVEALDAEGVSATRRSWDAAVLEVDTAKPGNTWPYVHGWIHGQEEVSVIPPRVLDPQPGEVVWAAAAAPGSKATQVAAQMDDTGLVIANDDNLGRLSALRGNADRLGVTSMAVTNEDARFQTFEPFDVERVDRALVDAPCTCEGTLRKSPDALEGAGPESSRHIATVQRDILSRAIELTKPGGTVVYSTCTFAPEENEAVVDSVLDEGDAAVVPFDVPLDSSAGLTQWDGTSYTPTLERTKRFYPHQNDTGGFYVAKLEVTA; encoded by the coding sequence ATGGACGTCCTCGCCCGGTACGAATCGATCATCGACGATTACGACGCCTTCCTCGACGCGTGTATGCGGCCGCTCCCCACCACGGTCAGGGTGAACACGATCAAGGCCACGGTCGACCGGGTCGTCGAGGCCCTCGACGCCGAGGGCGTCTCCGCCACTCGCCGATCGTGGGACGCCGCCGTACTGGAAGTCGACACGGCGAAGCCCGGTAACACCTGGCCGTACGTTCACGGCTGGATTCACGGGCAGGAGGAAGTCTCAGTCATCCCGCCGCGGGTGCTCGATCCACAACCGGGCGAGGTCGTATGGGCGGCTGCCGCAGCGCCGGGGAGCAAGGCGACGCAGGTGGCCGCGCAGATGGACGACACGGGCCTCGTCATCGCCAACGACGACAACCTGGGCCGGCTGTCGGCGCTCCGGGGAAACGCAGACCGCCTCGGCGTCACGTCGATGGCCGTGACGAACGAGGACGCCAGATTCCAGACTTTCGAGCCCTTCGACGTCGAGCGAGTCGACAGGGCCCTCGTGGACGCCCCGTGCACGTGCGAGGGGACACTCAGAAAGAGCCCCGACGCGCTCGAGGGAGCGGGGCCGGAGAGCAGCCGGCACATCGCGACGGTCCAGCGGGACATCCTCTCCCGGGCGATCGAGCTGACGAAACCGGGCGGGACGGTCGTCTACTCGACCTGTACCTTCGCCCCCGAGGAGAACGAAGCCGTCGTCGATTCCGTCCTGGACGAAGGGGATGCAGCGGTCGTCCCGTTCGATGTCCCGCTCGATTCCAGTGCCGGGCTCACGCAGTGGGACGGGACGTCGTACACACCGACACTCGAGCGCACCAAGCGCTTTTACCCCCATCAAAACGACACCGGCGGGTTCTACGTTGCTAAACTGGAGGTGACGGCATGA
- a CDS encoding pyridoxal phosphate-dependent aminotransferase, which translates to MTTFSDRVESVSISGIREVFEAASEDAINLGLGQPDFPTPEHARQAAVDAIQAGDADGYTSNYGIESLREAIVDKHARDNDLELRSEQVIATAGGSEAVHLALEAHVDAGEEVLVPDPGFVSYDALTRLAGGTPVPLALREDLTLDPATVEAAITENTAAFVVNSPANPTGAVQSAADMREFARIADEHDVLLISDEVYEQIVFEGEHRSPMEFAETDNVVVVNAASKTYSMTGWRLGWVAASERRIERMLRVHQYVQACASAPAQYAAEAALSGPQDRVDEMVAAFENRRNVLLDGLEDMGLDVPTPKGAFYAMPAVPDGWVDAVIDRDVVVVPGDAFGDHGEGYARISYAAGMEEIRTALDAMRAATRAME; encoded by the coding sequence ATGACGACGTTTTCCGACCGCGTGGAATCGGTCTCGATCAGCGGCATCCGCGAAGTCTTCGAGGCGGCCAGCGAGGACGCCATCAACCTCGGGCTGGGTCAGCCCGACTTCCCGACACCCGAACACGCCCGGCAAGCAGCGGTCGACGCGATCCAGGCGGGGGACGCAGACGGATACACGTCCAACTACGGCATCGAATCGCTTCGCGAGGCGATCGTCGATAAACACGCCAGGGACAACGATCTGGAGCTTCGATCCGAGCAGGTCATCGCCACCGCGGGCGGGAGCGAGGCGGTCCACCTCGCGCTCGAGGCGCACGTCGACGCCGGCGAGGAGGTACTCGTCCCTGATCCCGGGTTCGTCTCTTACGACGCGCTGACGCGACTCGCCGGCGGAACGCCAGTCCCACTTGCGTTGCGGGAGGATCTCACATTGGATCCGGCGACCGTCGAGGCGGCCATCACCGAGAATACCGCGGCGTTCGTCGTCAACAGCCCCGCCAACCCCACTGGAGCAGTCCAGTCGGCTGCGGACATGCGCGAGTTCGCCCGCATCGCCGACGAACACGACGTCCTGTTGATCTCGGACGAGGTCTACGAGCAGATCGTCTTCGAGGGCGAGCACCGCTCGCCGATGGAGTTCGCCGAGACGGACAACGTGGTCGTCGTCAACGCCGCCTCGAAGACCTACTCCATGACCGGCTGGCGACTGGGATGGGTCGCGGCCAGCGAGCGCCGCATCGAGCGCATGCTACGCGTCCACCAGTACGTTCAGGCGTGTGCGAGCGCCCCCGCCCAGTACGCGGCGGAGGCTGCGCTGTCGGGTCCGCAGGACCGGGTCGACGAGATGGTGGCCGCCTTCGAGAATCGTCGGAACGTCCTGCTCGACGGCCTAGAAGACATGGGGCTGGACGTTCCGACACCGAAGGGTGCCTTCTACGCGATGCCCGCCGTCCCCGACGGATGGGTCGACGCCGTCATCGACCGGGACGTTGTCGTCGTCCCCGGAGACGCGTTCGGGGACCACGGCGAGGGGTACGCCCGAATCTCGTACGCGGCGGGGATGGAGGAGATCAGGACGGCACTCGACGCGATGCGAGCGGCAACCCGTGCGATGGAGTAA
- a CDS encoding redox-regulated ATPase YchF, which produces MLSLALAGKPNAGKSTFYTAATMAEVDVANYPFTTIDANRGVSHVRTRCPCLDRDHRCGNDTCHDGKRYVPIEVLDVAGLVPGAHEGRGLGNQFLDELTNADAILNVVDASGGTNEEGEPVEIGTHDPIEDIDFVETEMDMWLAGIVDRNWEKIQRQSRSPGFDIEEAITELLTGFGATEYDVTASLREIDYPQDPLKWTDDHREQLATQIRERTKPIVVVANKIDVAPEENVERLLDLDKPVVPATAQGELALRRGVEQGAVSYDPGDESFEMMDEISDQQRAALTKLRKTMDRWGGTGVQGALDYAVYDLLDQVTVYPVQDATHWTDGQGNMLPDAFLLPTGSSPRDLAFAVHSDIGEGYLHAVNARTDREVGDSYELEEGDVIKIVSTAT; this is translated from the coding sequence ATGCTTTCGCTCGCGCTTGCCGGTAAACCGAACGCCGGCAAGTCGACCTTCTATACGGCGGCGACGATGGCGGAGGTGGACGTGGCGAACTACCCCTTCACCACGATCGACGCCAATCGGGGTGTTAGCCACGTCCGCACCAGGTGCCCCTGTCTCGACCGCGATCATCGGTGTGGGAACGACACCTGCCACGACGGGAAGCGATACGTCCCCATCGAGGTACTCGACGTCGCGGGACTGGTTCCTGGCGCCCACGAGGGACGTGGCCTCGGCAATCAGTTCCTCGACGAACTGACCAACGCCGACGCCATCCTCAACGTCGTCGACGCCTCAGGCGGCACGAACGAGGAGGGCGAACCCGTCGAGATAGGTACACACGACCCGATCGAGGACATCGACTTCGTCGAGACGGAGATGGACATGTGGCTGGCCGGCATCGTCGACCGCAACTGGGAGAAAATCCAGCGACAGTCGCGCTCGCCAGGCTTCGACATCGAGGAGGCGATCACCGAGTTGCTGACGGGCTTCGGCGCGACGGAATACGATGTGACCGCCAGTCTCCGGGAGATCGATTACCCCCAGGACCCGTTGAAGTGGACTGACGACCACCGCGAGCAACTGGCGACGCAGATCCGGGAGCGCACGAAACCGATCGTCGTCGTCGCGAACAAGATCGACGTCGCCCCCGAAGAGAACGTCGAGCGATTGCTCGATTTGGACAAGCCGGTCGTTCCGGCCACCGCGCAGGGCGAACTCGCGCTCCGTCGCGGGGTCGAACAGGGTGCGGTCAGCTACGATCCTGGCGACGAGTCATTCGAAATGATGGACGAGATCTCGGATCAGCAGCGAGCCGCCCTCACGAAGCTCCGTAAAACGATGGATCGATGGGGCGGGACCGGCGTCCAGGGCGCCCTCGATTATGCAGTCTACGACCTGCTCGACCAGGTGACCGTCTATCCCGTTCAGGACGCCACCCACTGGACGGACGGACAGGGGAACATGCTGCCCGACGCCTTCCTGTTACCGACCGGGTCCTCGCCGCGTGACCTCGCGTTCGCCGTTCACAGCGATATCGGAGAAGGATATCTCCACGCAGTCAACGCCCGGACCGACCGCGAGGTCGGCGACAGTTACGAACTCGAAGAGGGCGACGTTATCAAGATCGTGAGTACGGCGACGTAG
- a CDS encoding polymer-forming cytoskeletal protein encodes MFGRDPIDELAIPDGTTVEEHDLVTDGDVLVGGQSTVEFGVRGQTLIAGERVDFGGNIELEGDCRLDMWCSVDGNALVGADAYLGERVQVDGRLVVGGDLDIGDDVQIEEGFEASGWIVIRNPMPTITFFVVYLTHLLRLGEEEEAEELVDALTHDPDDEPLRIPRSARVSDETWQVSTPATIGDACRLHGNIRAHEISVGEDTNLFGSLRARDDIVVGSGTKIHGDVTSRGGDVTVESGATILGDVVGEDITIHQDADVDGTIRARGAMRLGRDAQRDPE; translated from the coding sequence GTGTTTGGACGCGATCCGATCGACGAACTGGCCATCCCGGACGGGACGACGGTAGAAGAACACGACCTCGTCACCGATGGGGACGTTCTGGTTGGGGGCCAGAGCACGGTCGAATTCGGCGTCCGCGGCCAGACGCTCATCGCGGGCGAACGCGTCGATTTCGGGGGCAACATCGAACTCGAGGGAGATTGTCGACTCGACATGTGGTGTTCGGTCGACGGAAACGCCCTGGTCGGTGCAGACGCCTACCTGGGCGAGCGAGTTCAGGTGGACGGACGTCTCGTCGTCGGCGGCGACCTGGACATCGGCGACGACGTGCAAATCGAGGAGGGGTTCGAGGCCAGCGGCTGGATCGTCATCCGCAACCCGATGCCGACCATTACCTTCTTCGTCGTGTATCTCACCCACCTCCTCCGCCTCGGCGAAGAAGAAGAGGCCGAAGAACTCGTCGACGCTCTCACCCACGACCCGGACGACGAGCCGCTCCGTATCCCCCGAAGCGCACGGGTCAGCGACGAAACCTGGCAGGTCTCGACCCCGGCGACCATCGGGGACGCGTGTCGCCTCCACGGCAACATCCGGGCCCACGAAATTTCGGTCGGTGAAGACACCAATCTCTTCGGGAGCCTCAGGGCACGCGACGACATCGTGGTCGGGTCGGGGACGAAAATTCACGGCGACGTCACCTCGCGAGGCGGCGACGTCACCGTGGAGTCGGGCGCGACAATCCTGGGCGACGTGGTGGGTGAAGACATCACGATTCACCAGGATGCAGACGTCGACGGGACGATTCGGGCCCGGGGCGCGATGCGGCTTGGCCGGGACGCCCAACGAGACCCCGAGTAA
- a CDS encoding DUF5800 family protein encodes MTALSFDDHGVDVVFDGTEFRMKRSLIEEATEKSYTDVTDHEVLKLVEPDPSLSGEPRRIADIID; translated from the coding sequence ATGACTGCACTCTCATTCGACGATCACGGCGTCGACGTGGTGTTCGACGGGACGGAGTTCCGCATGAAACGCTCTCTCATCGAGGAGGCGACCGAGAAGTCATACACCGACGTCACCGATCACGAGGTGCTCAAACTCGTGGAGCCCGACCCCTCGCTCTCCGGTGAGCCCCGCCGCATCGCCGATATCATCGACTGA
- the pan1 gene encoding proteasome-activating nucleotidase Pan1, with product MTDTVDDVDLPYTEEASHQEKIEALQERLEVVEQQNEEMRDRLLDANAENNKYQQKLERLSHENEKLKQSPLFVATVQEVGDQGVIIKQHGNNQEALTEVTDEMLEGIEPGSRVAVNNSLSIVKRLDDEADVRARVMQVEESPDVGYEDIGGLEEQLNEVRETVEMPLKKPDLFKDVGINPPSGVLLYGPPGTGKTLMAKAVAQQTDATFIKMAGSELVHKFIGEGAKLVRDLFQVARDHEPAVVFIDEIDAIASKRTDSKTSGDAEVQRTMMQLLSEMDGFDERGEVRIIAATNRFDMLDRAILRPGRFDRLIEVPHPDEEGREKIFRIHTRDMNVSDDVDYGVLAGETDGMSGADIKAICTEAGMFAIRDDRTTVQAKDFRRASEKLETGDGDEDVSRTFA from the coding sequence ATGACCGATACCGTCGACGACGTCGATCTTCCCTATACGGAGGAAGCCTCCCACCAGGAGAAGATCGAAGCCCTCCAGGAGCGACTGGAGGTCGTCGAACAGCAAAACGAGGAGATGCGCGATCGCCTCCTCGACGCCAACGCCGAGAACAACAAGTATCAGCAGAAACTGGAGCGACTGTCCCACGAGAACGAGAAACTCAAACAGTCGCCGCTGTTCGTCGCGACCGTCCAGGAGGTCGGCGACCAGGGCGTCATCATCAAACAACACGGAAACAACCAGGAGGCGCTCACGGAGGTCACCGACGAGATGCTCGAGGGAATCGAACCGGGGTCACGCGTCGCCGTCAACAACTCGCTTTCCATCGTGAAGCGACTCGACGACGAGGCCGACGTCCGCGCACGGGTCATGCAGGTCGAGGAGAGCCCCGACGTCGGCTACGAAGATATCGGTGGCCTCGAAGAGCAACTCAACGAAGTTCGCGAGACGGTCGAGATGCCCCTGAAGAAACCGGATCTCTTCAAAGACGTCGGCATCAATCCCCCGAGCGGGGTCCTCCTCTACGGTCCGCCGGGTACCGGCAAGACGCTCATGGCGAAAGCCGTCGCCCAGCAGACCGACGCGACCTTCATCAAGATGGCGGGCTCCGAACTGGTCCACAAGTTCATCGGCGAGGGCGCGAAACTGGTCCGCGACCTCTTCCAGGTCGCCCGCGACCACGAACCCGCAGTGGTCTTCATCGACGAGATCGACGCGATCGCCTCGAAGCGCACCGACTCGAAGACATCGGGGGACGCCGAGGTCCAGCGCACGATGATGCAACTCCTCTCCGAGATGGACGGCTTCGACGAGCGCGGCGAGGTCCGCATCATCGCGGCGACCAACCGCTTCGACATGCTGGATCGGGCCATCCTTCGTCCCGGGCGCTTCGACCGTCTCATCGAGGTGCCCCACCCCGACGAGGAGGGCCGGGAGAAGATCTTCCGGATCCACACCCGAGATATGAACGTCTCGGACGACGTGGACTACGGAGTCCTGGCGGGCGAGACCGATGGCATGAGCGGCGCCGACATCAAGGCCATCTGCACGGAAGCCGGCATGTTCGCCATTCGTGATGACCGCACCACGGTACAGGCGAAAGACTTCCGCCGCGCTAGCGAAAAACTCGAAACCGGGGATGGCGACGAGGACGTCTCGCGGACGTTTGCCTGA
- the mre11 gene encoding DNA double-strand break repair protein Mre11, with amino-acid sequence MSRVVHTGDTHIGYRQYHSPVRRQDYLDAFRQVVEDAVASDVDAVVHAGDLFDDRRPDLPDLLETIAILRDLDGADIPFLAIVGNHEDARQGQWLDLFETMDLAIHLDDEGTVVGDTTFYGLDYVPQSRRDSLRYDFAPSESDHAALVGHGLFSPFPHGDWDLEEVLESATVDFDAVLLGDDHTPETKRIGDTWATYCGSTERTSASERDPRGYNLVEFDDDVTITRRGLDTREFVFLDISLAASEGAPLVRERIREADVEDAVVVVTIEGEGEEITPAEIEQFGQERGALVTRVNDRREFDEDADVEVSFADPDEAVRERVREMGLSDAGRTIDEIVRETDVADANVRERVQSRVESLLDEPAKFDTTATTDTAADVDAGAGDEPRDGDEPRDGDEPRDGDHHETTMEDFL; translated from the coding sequence ATGAGCAGGGTCGTTCACACGGGAGACACCCACATCGGCTACAGACAGTATCACTCTCCCGTGCGCCGGCAGGACTACCTCGACGCGTTTCGCCAGGTCGTCGAGGATGCTGTCGCGTCCGACGTCGACGCCGTCGTCCACGCCGGAGACCTGTTCGACGACCGCCGCCCGGATCTCCCCGACCTCCTCGAGACGATCGCCATCCTCCGCGACCTGGACGGGGCGGACATCCCCTTCCTGGCCATCGTCGGGAATCACGAGGACGCCAGGCAGGGTCAGTGGCTCGACCTCTTCGAGACGATGGACCTGGCGATCCACCTCGACGACGAGGGAACCGTCGTGGGGGACACCACCTTCTATGGCCTCGACTACGTGCCACAATCGCGGCGAGACAGCCTTCGCTACGACTTCGCGCCCTCCGAATCCGATCACGCGGCGCTGGTGGGTCACGGTCTTTTCTCTCCGTTCCCTCACGGCGACTGGGACCTCGAGGAAGTCCTCGAATCGGCGACCGTGGACTTCGACGCGGTCCTGCTCGGGGACGACCACACCCCGGAGACCAAACGCATCGGGGACACCTGGGCGACGTACTGCGGATCCACCGAGCGGACGAGCGCGTCCGAGCGTGACCCGCGAGGATACAACCTCGTCGAGTTCGACGACGACGTGACCATCACCCGGCGCGGCCTCGACACCAGGGAGTTCGTGTTCCTGGACATCTCCCTCGCCGCGTCGGAGGGTGCCCCACTCGTGCGCGAGCGCATTCGCGAGGCCGACGTCGAGGATGCCGTCGTCGTGGTGACCATCGAGGGCGAGGGTGAGGAGATCACACCGGCCGAGATCGAACAGTTCGGACAGGAACGCGGCGCGCTGGTGACCAGGGTCAACGATCGGCGGGAGTTCGACGAGGATGCCGACGTCGAGGTGTCGTTCGCCGACCCGGACGAGGCGGTGCGAGAGCGCGTCCGGGAGATGGGTCTCAGCGACGCGGGGCGAACGATCGACGAGATCGTGCGAGAGACAGACGTGGCCGACGCGAACGTCCGAGAGCGGGTACAATCTCGCGTCGAGTCGCTCCTCGACGAACCCGCAAAATTCGATACGACGGCGACGACCGACACCGCCGCCGATGTCGACGCGGGGGCGGGCGACGAACCGCGAGACGGCGACGAACCGCGAGACGGCGACGAACCGCGAGACGGCGACCATCACGAGACGACCATGGAGGATTTCCTATGA